One Manihot esculenta cultivar AM560-2 chromosome 18, M.esculenta_v8, whole genome shotgun sequence genomic window carries:
- the LOC110606761 gene encoding auxin-responsive protein IAA9 isoform X1, with amino-acid sequence MSPPLLGVVEEGGQSNVTLLASSTSAESICQNSSNLKERNYMGLSDCSSVDSSVVPAASDDSKTRLNLKATELRLGLPGSQSPRRNSDLSLLSSTQLDEKPFFPLHPSNDVHCSSAQKNVVLGNKRGFSDTMDGFSEGKFISNSEVNVMLSPRPSPNLGLKPGSALESFGTQAAKVKDIASPKVPQERPRGVNDNRPSHNASANNNSSAPATKAQVVGWPPIRSFRKNSLATTSKNTEEVDGKAGSGALFVKVSMDGAPYLRKVDLTNYSAYQELSSALEKMFSCFTIGQYGSHGALGRELLSESKLKDLLHGSEYVLTYEDKDGDWMLVGDVPWEMFIDTCKRLRIMKSSDAIGLAPRAVEKCKNRN; translated from the exons ATGTCTCCACCACTACTTGGTGTTGTGGAGGAGGGTGGTCAGAGCAATGTCACTCTACTGGCTTCTTCAACCTCTGCAGAAAGCATATGCCAGAATAGCTCTAACTTGAAAGAGCGAAACTATATGGGACTGTCAGATTGTTCTTCTGTGGACAGTTCAGTAGTTCCTGCTGCATCTGATGACAGCAAGACTCGTCTCAATCTGAAAGCTACAGAACTGCGACTTGGTCTTCCCGGGTCTCAATCTCCTCGAAGGAATTCAGATCTTAGCCTGTTGAGCTCTACACAACTTGATGAGAAGCCCTTCTTTCCCTTGCACCCCTCTAATGATGTTCACTGCTCTTCAGCACAGAAAAATGTGGTTTTGGGTAACAAAAGAGGGTTCTCTGACACCATGGATGGCTTCTCAGAG ggtaaatttatttcaaattcagAGGTTAATGTGATGCTGTCACCTAGGCCCTCCCCAAACTTGGGACTGAAACCTGGTTCTGCACTTGAGAGCTTTGGGACTCAAGCAGCTAAAGTGAAGGACATAGCTTCCCCAAAGGTACCGCAGGAGAGGCCTCGTGGAGTAAATGATAATAGACCAAGTCACAATGCTTCTGCAAACAACAACAGTAGCGCACCTGCTACCAA GGCACAGGTTGTGGGTTGGCCACCTATCAGATCATTTAGGAAGAACTCTCTTGCTACCACGTCAAAGAACACGGAAGAAGTGGATGGAAAAGCTGGATCTGGTGCTTTGTTTGTCAAGGTTAGCATGGATGGTGCCCCTTATTTAAGGAAAGTGGACTTGACAAACTACTCTGCATATCAGGAACTGTCTTCTGCCCTCGAGAAGATGTTCAGCTGCTTTACCATAG GCCAATATGGATCTCATGGAGCTCTGGGAAGGGAGTTGCTGAGTGAGAGCAAGCTGAAGGATCTTCTTCATGGGTCAGAATATGTTCTTACCTATGAGGATAAAGATGGAGACTGGATGCTTGTTGGTGATGTTCCATGGGA GATGTTTATTGATACATGCAAGAGGCTGAGGATCATGAAGAGCTCTGATGCAATTGGCCTAG CCCCAAGGGCTGTGGAGAAATGCAAGAATAGGAACTAG
- the LOC110606761 gene encoding auxin-responsive protein IAA9 isoform X2, whose amino-acid sequence MSPPLLGVVEEGGQSNVTLLASSTSAESICQNSSNLKERNYMGLSDCSSVDSSVVPAASDDSKTRLNLKATELRLGLPGSQSPRRNSDLSLLSSTQLDEKPFFPLHPSNDVHCSSAQKNVVLGNKRGFSDTMDGFSEGKFISNSEVNVMLSPRPSPNLGLKPGSALESFGTQAAKVKDIASPKVPQERPRGVNDNRPSHNASANNNSSAPATKAQVVGWPPIRSFRKNSLATTSKNTEEVDGKAGSGALFVKVSMDGAPYLRKVDLTNYSAYQELSSALEKMFSCFTIVFMDQVTAIPL is encoded by the exons ATGTCTCCACCACTACTTGGTGTTGTGGAGGAGGGTGGTCAGAGCAATGTCACTCTACTGGCTTCTTCAACCTCTGCAGAAAGCATATGCCAGAATAGCTCTAACTTGAAAGAGCGAAACTATATGGGACTGTCAGATTGTTCTTCTGTGGACAGTTCAGTAGTTCCTGCTGCATCTGATGACAGCAAGACTCGTCTCAATCTGAAAGCTACAGAACTGCGACTTGGTCTTCCCGGGTCTCAATCTCCTCGAAGGAATTCAGATCTTAGCCTGTTGAGCTCTACACAACTTGATGAGAAGCCCTTCTTTCCCTTGCACCCCTCTAATGATGTTCACTGCTCTTCAGCACAGAAAAATGTGGTTTTGGGTAACAAAAGAGGGTTCTCTGACACCATGGATGGCTTCTCAGAG ggtaaatttatttcaaattcagAGGTTAATGTGATGCTGTCACCTAGGCCCTCCCCAAACTTGGGACTGAAACCTGGTTCTGCACTTGAGAGCTTTGGGACTCAAGCAGCTAAAGTGAAGGACATAGCTTCCCCAAAGGTACCGCAGGAGAGGCCTCGTGGAGTAAATGATAATAGACCAAGTCACAATGCTTCTGCAAACAACAACAGTAGCGCACCTGCTACCAA GGCACAGGTTGTGGGTTGGCCACCTATCAGATCATTTAGGAAGAACTCTCTTGCTACCACGTCAAAGAACACGGAAGAAGTGGATGGAAAAGCTGGATCTGGTGCTTTGTTTGTCAAGGTTAGCATGGATGGTGCCCCTTATTTAAGGAAAGTGGACTTGACAAACTACTCTGCATATCAGGAACTGTCTTCTGCCCTCGAGAAGATGTTCAGCTGCTTTACCATAG TTTTCATGGATCAAGTTACTGCTATTCCATTATGA
- the LOC110606726 gene encoding E3 ubiquitin-protein ligase WAV3, protein MGTGWRRAFCTTIPRDHADTTSISDKQQTSPSHSPVPRSCAKLAFLSGGSNPTTPRLQSQPISSPSLRCRTTTNASEPPSTNESPMFHSKTTPRAAKSSNPSSPRSPLKLSLFKNSFKFRSSCGICLNSVKTGQGRAIYTAECAHAFHFPCIAAHVRKHGSLVCPVCNATWKDVPLLAIHKNLHPQNDTVQNNNADTDSNCNNKPKLEEKKVVVVESSPRAIKTTPRHEPQQPLPLNPKTSDSRSYDDDEPLLSPTAGGRFIPIPEADENVEDGEDDDVEEFQGFFVNPTPSIKSDDVTLNGSGDSRNVQVRLLPEAAVVSVGRGYETYAVALRVKAPPPPQQARSRNTAPLLDPSHRAPIDLVTVLDVSGSMTGAKLQMLKRAMRLVISSLGSADRLSIVAFSSSPKRLLPLRRMTAHGQRSARRIIDRLVCGQGTSVGDALRKASKVLEDRRERNPVASIMLLSDGQDERVQSSSGNQRHASVHVSSTRFAHIEIPVHAFGFGQSGSYSHEPAEDAFAKCVGGLLSVVVQDLRVQLSFASGSAPAEILAVYSCDARPTVLSSGSVRLGDLYAEEERELLVELRVPSSAVGSHHVISVRCLYKDPATQEVVYGRDRALLVPRPHAVRSSAPKIERLRNHFITTRAIAEARRLLEHNDFTSAHHLLASSRALILQSSSICTDGYVRGLEAELAELHWRKQHQLEQQQQQQMMIQRRKGSERETMVVIDENGEPLTPTSAWRAAEKLAKVAMMKKSLNKDSDLHGFENARF, encoded by the exons ATGGGTACAGGTTGGAGAAGAGCCTTTTGCACTACCATTCCTAGAGACCACGCTGATACCACCTCAATTTCAGACAAACAGCAAACAAGTCCTAGTCATAGTCCAGTGCCCAGAAGCTGTGCCAAACTAGCCTTCCTTTCTGGTGGAAGCAACCCCACAACGCCTCGCCTACAGTCGCAGCCCATCTCTAGCCCAAGCTTACGTTGCCGAACCACAACTAATGCTTCGGAACCACCTTCGACGAATGAAAGTCCCATGTTCCATTCCAAAACCACACCCAGAGCGGCTAAGAGTTCAAACCCATCATCTCCTCGATCTCCTCTGAAGCTGTCTCTCTTCAAGAATAGCTTCAAATTCAGG AGTAGCTGCGGAATTTGTTTGAATAGTGTGAAGACAGGTCAGGGCAGGGCAATATACACGGCAGAATGTGCACACGCATTTCACTTCCCTTGCATAGCTGCCCATGTCCGTAAGCACGGCAGCCTCGTGTGCCCAGTCTGCAACGCTACCTGGAAAGATGTTCCTTTGCTCGCTATCCACAAGAATCTCCACCCACAAAATGACACTGTTCAGAACAACAATGCAGATACCGATTCCAACTGCAACAACAAACCCAAACTCGAAGAGAAAAAAGTTGTGGTGGTGGAATCTTCACCTAGAGCCATAAAGACCACCCCAAGACACGAACCCCAACAACCACTACCACTGAATCCAAAAACCTCTGATTCCAGAtcctatgatgatgatgagccATTGCTTTCTCCAACCGCCGGTGGCAGATTTATTCCTATTCCTGAAGCTGATGAGAATGTCGAAGACGGGGAAGATGACGATGTCGAGGAATTTCAAGGATTCTTCGTTAATCCTACCCCTTCAATCAAATCAGATGATGTTACGCTTAATGGCAGCGGGGATTCCAGAAATGTTCAGGTTAGACTATTGCCCGAAGCTGCTGTTGTTTCCGTGGGCCGTGGCTATGAAACTTATGCGGTGGCATTGAGAGTTAAAGCGCCACCACCTCCACAACAGGCACGCAGCAGAAATACGGCACCGCTTTTGGATCCTTCTCATCGGGCGCCAATAGACTTGGTCACAGTTCTTGATGTGAGTGGAAGCATGACCGGAGCTAAATTGCAGATGCTTAAACGCGCCATGAGACTGGTGATTTCATCTCTCGGCTCGGCTGATCGGCTTTCAATTGTGGCTTTCTCTTCCAGTCCTAAGAGGTTGTTGCCTCTGAGGAGAATGACGGCTCACGGTCAGCGGTCTGCTCGCCGCATCATTGACCGGCTCGTGTGTGGTCAAGGGACCAGCGTGGGAGATGCATTAAGAAAAGCAAGTAAGGTGCTCGAAGACAGGAGGGAACGGAATCCCGTTGCAAGCATCATGCTATTATCCGATGGTCAGGATGAACGAGTCCAAAGCAGTAGCGGGAATCAACGGCATGCTTCAGTCCACGTTTCGTCCACCCGATTTGCTCATATTGAGATCCCAGTCCATGCGTTTGGGTTTGGCCAAAGCGGCAGCTACAGCCACGAGCCGGCTGAGGATGCGTTTGCTAAATGCGTAGGTGGTTTGCTGAGTGTGGTGGTACAAGACTTGAGAGTTCAGCTTAGCTTCGCTTCCGGCTCAGCGCCGGCTGAGATATTAGCTGTGTATTCATGCGATGCTAGGCCTACTGTTCTCAGCTCTGGCTCGGTGCGGCTGGGCGACTTGTACGCGGAAGAAGAAAGGGAACTATTGGTGGAGCTGAGGGTCCCATCTTCAGCTGTTGGGTCCCACCACGTGATCTCTGTTCGTTGCCTTTACAAGGACCCCGCCACACAAGAGGTTGTATACGGCCGCGATAGGGCCCTTCTCGTCCCCCGTCCCCACGCCGTACGATCATCGGCGCCCAAAATTGAACGGCTAAGGAATCATTTCATCACCACTCGAGCCATAGCCGAAGCTCGAAGGCTATTGGAGCACAACGACTTCACAAGCGCTCATCACTTGCTGGCGTCGTCTCGGGCTTTGATATTACAATCCAGCTCCATATGCACTGATGGGTATGTGAGAGGGTTGGAGGCTGAGCTGGCGGAGTTACACTGGAGGAAACAGCATCAACtagagcagcagcagcagcagcagatgATGATCCAACGGCGGAAAGGAAGCGAGAGGGAGACAATGGTTGTGATTGATGAGAATGGTGAGCCGCTTACACCAACTTCAGCTTGGAGAGCCGCCGAAAAGCTGGCTAAGGTAGCCATGATGAagaagtcgttgaacaaagacAGCGATTTACACGGCTTCGAAAATGCTagattttaa